In the genome of Anabrus simplex isolate iqAnaSimp1 chromosome 2, ASM4041472v1, whole genome shotgun sequence, the window AGTATTTTATCAAAGTTTGATGATCATTAAAACATAAGAAATGGTGAATGAACTTGGTAaataggtcaatcaatcaatcaacatttatctgcatttaggattgACCCCCATGTGGTAGGTTCCTCAACAATTGTTtatctagttttttcttaaatgatttcaaagaacttggaaatttggtCTGAGTTAATTCCACTTGGAACATTTATTGTTATGCATTTAACAATGTGCTAGAATTCTATCCTGGAAGCAACTTGAACATGTTTGTAAATTAACTAACATGTATTTGCTACTTTTAAGCATTTTTAAATGCCAATCATAGTAACTGTCTAGGAGATAGAATTCCTAAACCTTTAATACAATAGGTCAGTACCAGGCATTCTGTATATTTATGAATATTACTCACACTTGAAATTCTGCTGGTATTATGGGCAACTACAAACCTCCATAAGTACTGTATCACACAAGTGATTGATATTTATTGGGAGAGGCACAAAATAGCCCAGGGCTTTATAATGTGATatacagggtgtccgagaagtccctgTACCCCTGTGGACGTAAGAAGACGCGGGAAGAAACGTGTGCCGCCATCGCTCAATCAACTGAGCAGTTTCCATTGAAATCGATTCGCAAAggagcagctgaacttcaagtaccgcggtcaacaatgcatgaccacattaaaagagatttgaaaatgaaaggatttaggccaATGCATGTGAATGAGTTATCCGACAATGACATGTAGCAAcgagttgcagcctgccgtgctttgttggcacaattcccaactgccgtgtcTCACTCAAgggtgttattttctgatgaatgtgtgATATATtgcagttcacataggaggaatgtggttttctggtctaaggaaaatcctcattatgtgcaagagttggaaaggaaccctccctcatgttatggtatgggccgggatatcatcaAGTCACTTGTGCGgaccatattttttttaaatgggtatgtgaatggaaaatcttatttgcatatgttacaatcttggttaatacctcagtttcaagacaagggaatcatgggtcatgtgtggttacagcaggatggggctccagcacattttgctattcagttccttgatgaacaatttcaaggccgctggattggccgtggctcaccaacatctccagccccgttgaaatggccaccacgaagcccggaccttaccataccagacaactcattatggggaataatgaagtcccatgtggctcaacgtcggtacacgactaatgaagaattgcgccaaagtgtggaggaaggctttcgttccataactcctgagatgctccgcaagatgtcaatgaggacttggagacggatagaactctgtgtaaggcatgatggtgcacatacagattccctggattcatagtttttatatgtaagtactccactataatatgaaacgtatgaaactatgGGTACGGGGGCTTCTCAGACAGCCTGTATATTGTGAACTCGCACATAGTTTGCCTTGAAATAGTTACCAGGAGTTACATCTTTGAGTTAAAAAAACATGACCAAACAGAAGCAAAAATgttttaaacaacaacaaaatctAAGTAGAAAAAATTCTTTATTCATACAATGAAAATGCAACTCATCATTAGCCCAGAAGATTTAAACATTTTACAACACTGTCCCTCAATCTGCAGCTTCCCCAATGAAATCCACCTACCAAGAAAGtcgccgtgcggtttgggtcacatagctatcagcttgcattggggagatagtgggtttgaaccccactctcgcaagccctgaagatggttttccatggttttgcattttcacaccaggctgtaccttaggccacattacttccttcccacccctatcccATTGTtttcataatacctatctgtgttggtgcaaagtaAAGCTAATTGTTAGTTACAAAACCCACCTGCAGTTGCAAACCAGCGTGCTATAGCATTTCATTTGATTTGAATGTGTAATGTTTAAactatccagctccttggctgaatggtcagtcagcatactggtctttggtccagaaggCAAggtgtttgattcccagccaggtcacaAATTTTAACCACGTACGATTAATACCTTTGgtttggggactggatatttgtgtttgtttcaatacaCATCATCTACATTCAATACAACATACTACAAGCCACCTCAGAAATATACTGCTATGTGCTCGAGCGATCGTCAGCCTTGTCACAGTCCATttggtattacctgaaaggggatgactaagccagctcggggaacttcccagcccacccgaggacatgccacggcccttcctctattcttcccttcatctagtttcccCATGCGATTTCTGGAACATACGTCAGGAAAGTTCcatctccagccgaaccctgaatgttctagtagcccaacatcgaggtataaatacaaggccactGTGagcgagctgttgttgtggtgtcggagagtccagtgaGTGGGGTGAAGACGACAGAacagaagactgtactgtgtgttcgtgtaattctgtggactgaggatcgccatgaGCCAGCAAGGAAACCCGCTATccccgctatcgtgagtgcgaggataaatggacctgtgttaatgttcgctgttgtatcgtcctgctgttgaatactgctgagctgtttggttgttcactgcatgtgactctgtcAATCACTGGACTGTCTGTGAAGttgccagtggcactgtgttcaaattcaGTGGTCTGCACACAGCTGCTGTAGGAGTTGACTGGACTTCAGGAAGTAAAAGTAAGGATTAGTGTCTCAGGTAAAGGAAAAGGCTGGACCTcctactgtgccgtaaggaagagggacttgtgaacAGACTTGTACTTAGTTAAGTGTAGCCattttcagagagagagagagagagagagagagagagagagatatatttattagatcatactgaaataaattaagagtaatgaaacagatggagttttattcgtaacaatacaatagtgaatacaacccacCCCATAGGACTGGTGTTGGGAAAGGCATCTAGCCGTAACACCGGAGTGAATTCATTCAAAGAGGGGACCCCACGTAACCAGGAAAAGTCAGCAAGGAGGAGGGGTGCAATTGTTATATTCTGCACACCCTTTGCTGCTTTTAAATTTCTCATCCTAGAAATGCTACTTGTTTATTCATGATCTGTTTGGGATCCCTCAGAAATGTTAATACCCAATGAAAACTAATTCCGCACTCATATGTTACTAAATTATCACactttttttgtcttttttttgctacttgtttcatgtcgcaccgacacagagaggtcttatggcgatgatgggacagaaaagtcctaggaatgggaaaggagcggccatggccttaattaaggtacagccccagcatttacctggtgtgaaaatgggaaaccatggaaaaaccatcttcagggctaccgacagtggggttcaaacccactatctcccggatgtgagctcacagctgcgcgctcctaaccgcattgccaactcacccggtaaattatCACACTAATATGAAAACATATAGAGGAAAGTGAAACAAGTTTTGCTGCTAATATGTTAAAACAAGTACGTTATTTTTGCCTGAAAGAGTAGAAAATAAATTCAGTCTAAGTTTGCAGGTGAAATTTCTTTGAATCATTCTCACTAACAAAAAAACAAATAGCATATTCTTGCAAATGACAATAGATAAAAAGTTTAACATACAAAACATACAAAAACTACACCCAAATGGAGACCCCTCACCTTGACAGCAAACGCAGTCTCATATCCACCTTTGGACATCATCTGGTTCTGAATTGCACGAAGATGAGAATTACCCATATCAACATCTCCGGAACCAATGTGTCCTGTATGTTGGAAATTGGTGGGCTCTCCTATCATTGAACGATCAATTCTTTGTCTTGTTCTACGTTGTCTCTTCCTCTGAAATAAATTGATACAGAATGCAATTGATAAATAACCTTAGAAACAAATACAACATACCCCAATTACTCTTTACAACTTATTATTCGAAATCGCATGTAAGAAAGGGAAAATACTGAAGATATGGAAAAGGAGAGTGATTAATAGACTCATCATGAACATCAATAATGAGTTATAATACAAGGCAAACTTCAATACAAACATGAAAAACTACATTGAATGCGATAAATATATAGAAAGGTAGGAACATAAATAGAAACACATTATAGGACAAATACAATGACAAGTTAGCATTGGAAGAATGAacaatagaaagaggagacaagaacaaacattaaaacacaaaaaggtaatctccacatcttcaaacactGCCTCTTCGCACATTTATCATTTTctgtgtcatgtcatttactcaaAAATTTACATCTGTactttacagatataaaatcaatGGACAATttttaaatcgtgtggaggagtttaatgaccTAGGTGTAcagtaattcttagtaacaggactggcttatcctttgagaaacacatcgatAATATAAAGAAATGTTTCAGACTActggggtttgtcaaaaggaattgtaaagagtTCAGTAATATTAGAAGTGCCAAAGCACTGTTTTGTTCCCTGGCGACACCCtctctcgagtatggttgtgaggtgtagctcccgtatcagaaaggccacatataccatctcgagagagtacagatagggttcatgaagtggattagttttggattcctgggcatgccactctcttgaAGCAGgcatgaagaatttgtaaaaattcTTGGAATTCTTGCTGGCAACATGCCGAAAATGTGTAAATGCAAATGTTGGCaactaaatgcttgaagagtaaagtggactgtccggctatactggagttgattccactTTATGTTCCAAGCAGGCGAATTGCATATTctacctgcccaaatgtaggatggttgcacatgaaaattcttggttcttgcaagcccttaggaccataaatcagctggaagggtcactcgacatttttaaCCACCCTTCCACTGTAATTtggaaagttcttctcaaggacggaacgtgataattttgtaaattatgtgaattattATGTGAATAGTCTGTAGTAAACATGTTAAGATATCTGTATGTTAATGTGtatttgtatatattatttaacttttatttaattttctatcacatcatctgtaactgggacatcTTGTAGGTGATAAattaatatattctattctattctcgtCTTTTTATTGCTCCCTCTTTTGATGCTGACGTATCATTGTCTTTATCCTATAATttgttcctattcatgttcctgTCTTTCAATATACAACTTGATTTGTCACCTGTTTGTTCTTTTCCATTATTTATACAGAACAGCAGAAATATTCTGAAATGAGATCCAGCAAGGAACCACCGTTTTAAAAAAAGTAATCAATTGCCTGTGGTGTTAATGAAAGGAAGTCTTTTAGGTCTCCTTCATGGGCATGGTTTAACATACTCTTGAATAATGTGCAGAATAGTTTATGTCTTATCAGTTCCACATTCGCACTGTAGAGAAAGAATTTTATTCCACTTCTCGAGAATATGCCTATGAACTCTATGGTTTGACCTTATGAAGTTTAAAATTGACCTGACTCTTTGAGGCAGATCAAGTTCAGGAACACTGAGTAATGGTTGTCATATCACAAAGTTCTGACCTACTTGTAGGCTCTAGTTTTCACAGTGTCTCCATACAGATATTTGAGAAAACTGCTTAGGTGAACGCACAAAAATCCCTTATAGCCCGAACGACTTATTCCAACCTTTAGCTGctgttgtttaaaaaaaaattacatgacACTATTCTAAGGACTGTTATTCTGTTACTAACCCACAATGATTAATTATGGGTATCTAGTCAGCTAAGATAATAGTGGACAGACTATTATCATCCTTAACCTTGTTATTGGGAAGCTACTTCGTGTAAATGGTTTCTCTTTGTCATCCTCGGTGGAGTGTCAAGATACCCAATTAGAATAACTAACcgacataataaaaataataataataataataataataataataataataataataatcatacaaagaggaagaagaatcATATTCCTtcgcttgctcgtcaatttcaatgTTACATtctactctagacctactagattgcagagtaaaccgaatctctctcaGGCATCTACGGgtcagttttaataaattttgtcgggtaaacaccaaatgtgttagcAGAGACCTTTTGCATGCTGACAACGTATGACAGAGTATTGAATGAACTGTATTCCATATAGTTTCATATCTATCTCATTTGTATGTAATTGGGCTAAcagttcttctattcttaatctTCAATCTTTCTGAACAAGTGCGTTCAATTGTTTCAGGAGAAGTCTTTGTAGTCTTCTTTATTTGTTCTGCCTAGTGGTAGGGTCAGCTGCATGGTTTTGTTGTCTCCATTGGATCTGGTAGTGGGCCACAGAGGGATGGATATTTAAACTCTTCATGTCGCATGTAGTGTACTGACCCATCATCGTTCAGGTTCATCCCCCTAGTCTTTTTCAAATGACATCTAGTGCGTAGCACATCATCTCTATCATATCGGTTTCTGGTCACAGCTAATGTCTAAACCACCATAGTTGGCTTTTGCACACTTTCTCCTAGTTTAGTACAATGCCAAAGTGTTTCATCACCTGCAAATTCAACAGAGACAAGCCATCCCTCTGATCATCTTCATTAAGCttagggccgggctgagtagctcagatgatagagctttggccttctgagcccaacttggcaggtttgatcccagtCAAATATTAACGGACTGTTTGAACATGAGAGATTGCCTTTTCATGAATAATACAATGCTATTCTCTTTTCTCATAAACAGATGGTAATTCTATTTACAGTCATGACTTTTTTACATGTACAATTTCTTTGGTTATTTGTAATGCATTCCCTTTCTGTTAGAAGAAACTCTGTAACCAGTCTCCATTGGGAAGATAATTTCAATCAAGATGGATAAACAGGAGTTTGATTTTGGAGTGTGAAGGTTTTAATAGATTTTCAGTATGTGACTAAGGAATAGGttgagtcctcagcctgaaggctggttgaatccccaACAAGTCCAACATCAGCTGCCAATGACAGTCTAGGAACCAATGAAGACATATACGAGAGATGTGGGGAGCGAGgtattttcccattgctttctccactgaaccagaaggtgctattacataccagtctaccaagcctactgaaatgtgtgcatcaaccgacccaatgagcaacaCATTCACACCACTCATTACAAGGACTGGGCGCAGAAGCACAGCTCATACTTCAGGTACTCTCATACTagcaaagctaaggatgagacagagacagatgaatgaaagtaacaaacatatcctagcacataccagaagatgAAGTCTTGGCAGAAATCGATCTGAGCTTCTAAAGGATATAGTTAGCTACTTTAATGTTTCCAGTAGCTCATACAAGGGTTGCCATAGAAACATCCCAGTTTATGGACGATAGACACTGGCTGAGAGGCCTGGAGGTTTCACAATAGCTGAGTGACATCACTGGTTTTTCATCCATGAGACTGTTCAAAATGTCAGCCAGTGCATGTGGgacttttaaaatgaaaaaaaaagtcacGTTCCTAAGCTTCAAATTGAACATTAAATTGAAGTCCCAGCCACATGGTTAACAGCCATGTAGAATTGCAAGACCTAGCTTGATTGCTTGCTTGGTTCAATGAGTGATGACCTGATGACTAACCAACCGATAGTGCTAGAAACCCCTTAGGATTTAATGATAACACACCATTTCACACATATTCTCAGCTAAGAATGTTCCCGGCAAACCTCAGACCTACAAGAGCGGTCTAGTCACTTCCATTTCAGGGAACAAGGAATCATTAGGAAAAGCCAACAACGTAGCACTAATTGGGTTGCCATTAATTTCAATGGGACTTATGGAAGTATAGAGCAGAAGTGATCAAATCAACAAACAAGACAGGACTATATGTGAAAAATTAATGGCATTTAACTAAGGGCCAGTTTCATCaatgtgggttaaaccttaacaGCGAGTTATACAgctttaactctgaatttgactattcacTCCGTTTCACCCAGGAGGACTAATTTTAACTCTTAGGTTAAGGCcagagttaagttaacccctccatTCACCTGGATTAAA includes:
- the Spec2 gene encoding CDC42 small effector protein homolog → MSGYQSGNMAGEMWVQWFSCCINQPAAHQRKRQRRTRQRIDRSMIGEPTNFQHTGHIGSGDVDMGNSHLRAIQNQMMSKGGYETAFAVKAC